The following proteins are co-located in the Pedobacter sp. FW305-3-2-15-E-R2A2 genome:
- a CDS encoding glycoside hydrolase family 3 N-terminal domain-containing protein, producing MNKVSRIGLLSVALTIICFESAIAQKKPIYKDATVPTALRIKDLLGRMSLEEKVGQVSVLLGWDMYSKAGSTVTVSDQFKKALAVQHTGMLWATLRADPWTKKTLLTGLTPGLAAKATNAIQKYTIENSRLNIPMLLAEECPHGHMAIGTTVFPTSIGQSSTWNPDLIQEMAAAIALEARLQGAHIGYGPVLDLAREPRWSRVEETYGEDPVLNSRMGEAMVKGFQGNDLKSGINIAATLKHFTAYGVPEGGHNGGSVAVGARELFQSYLPPFRAAVKAGAQSVMTAYNSIDGIPCSANHFLLTDVLRKQWGFNGFVVSDLGSISGLVSSHHVAANATEGAAMAINAGLDADLSGYGYGPALVDAFRKGQVAESALDTAVARVLRIKFEMGLFENPYVNVQKAVKIVRNEAHVALARKVASASLVLLKNKNNILPLNHNLKKIAVIGPNADNLYNQLGDYTAPQDENAVVTVLEGIKAQVGKGVQVDYAKGCAIRDTSSAGMTEAVELAKNAEVAVVVLGGSSARDFKTEYLNTGAAQVKVADVGVSDMESGEGFDRSTLDLMGRQMELLQRIVKTGTPVVLVLIKGRPLNLNWAADHVDAIVDAWYPGQEGGNAVADVLFGAYNPSGRLPLSIPKSVGQLPVYYNLKKPANHSYVEVDDRPLYPFGYGLSYTTFEYSNLNIVVSGAQDNLLVKVKLNVKNTGERDGDEVTQLYLVDKVSSVVTPVKQLKKFKRFSLKSGAQRELEFELNAEDLKLFNQRMNWVLEPGDFTLMLGSSSDDVRLKGDFTVQ from the coding sequence ATGAACAAAGTTTCCAGAATAGGACTGCTCTCTGTAGCCCTGACAATAATCTGTTTTGAATCCGCCATTGCTCAGAAAAAACCGATCTATAAAGATGCAACAGTTCCGACGGCGTTAAGAATTAAAGACCTTCTTGGAAGGATGAGCCTTGAAGAAAAGGTGGGCCAGGTTTCGGTATTGCTCGGCTGGGATATGTACAGTAAGGCCGGAAGTACCGTCACGGTTAGCGATCAATTTAAAAAAGCATTAGCGGTGCAACATACCGGAATGTTATGGGCGACGTTGAGAGCTGATCCCTGGACGAAAAAGACGTTACTAACCGGATTGACTCCTGGATTGGCCGCCAAAGCAACCAATGCCATTCAGAAATATACAATAGAAAATAGCCGGCTAAATATTCCAATGCTACTGGCAGAAGAATGTCCGCATGGACATATGGCCATTGGAACTACCGTTTTTCCTACTTCTATAGGTCAAAGCAGTACCTGGAATCCTGATCTGATTCAGGAAATGGCGGCTGCCATAGCACTGGAAGCACGTCTTCAGGGTGCTCATATCGGCTATGGTCCGGTTCTGGATCTGGCCCGCGAACCACGGTGGTCAAGGGTAGAGGAGACTTATGGAGAAGATCCAGTACTCAATAGTCGAATGGGTGAAGCAATGGTGAAAGGCTTTCAGGGAAATGATTTAAAGAGTGGAATCAATATCGCGGCCACACTGAAGCATTTTACGGCTTATGGAGTTCCTGAAGGAGGTCATAATGGCGGTAGTGTAGCGGTTGGAGCACGAGAGTTGTTTCAGTCTTATTTGCCCCCATTTAGAGCGGCGGTAAAGGCGGGGGCACAATCAGTGATGACGGCCTACAACTCTATCGATGGAATTCCTTGCTCTGCAAATCACTTTCTCCTTACCGATGTGTTGAGGAAACAATGGGGCTTTAATGGCTTTGTTGTTTCAGATTTAGGAAGCATATCTGGTCTAGTGAGCAGTCACCATGTAGCTGCGAATGCAACGGAAGGGGCGGCGATGGCGATCAATGCCGGACTAGATGCTGATCTGAGTGGCTATGGTTATGGGCCGGCATTAGTCGATGCATTTCGTAAAGGACAAGTGGCCGAAAGTGCTTTGGACACCGCAGTAGCAAGGGTGCTCCGGATTAAATTTGAAATGGGGCTCTTCGAAAACCCTTATGTGAATGTTCAAAAAGCAGTAAAAATAGTGAGAAATGAGGCGCATGTGGCCTTGGCAAGAAAAGTGGCGAGTGCATCTCTGGTCTTACTTAAAAACAAGAACAATATCCTTCCGCTAAATCATAACCTTAAAAAGATTGCAGTAATTGGACCCAATGCCGATAACCTATATAATCAGTTGGGCGATTATACCGCCCCCCAGGATGAAAATGCAGTAGTGACCGTTCTGGAAGGGATCAAAGCACAGGTAGGAAAGGGAGTTCAGGTTGACTATGCGAAAGGTTGTGCCATCAGAGATACGAGCTCAGCTGGTATGACTGAGGCAGTCGAACTGGCGAAGAATGCAGAGGTCGCAGTTGTCGTTTTGGGTGGATCAAGTGCGAGAGATTTTAAAACGGAATACCTGAATACCGGTGCAGCACAGGTAAAGGTTGCCGATGTTGGTGTAAGTGACATGGAAAGCGGAGAAGGATTTGACCGGTCTACTCTGGATCTGATGGGGAGGCAAATGGAGTTGCTTCAACGCATCGTAAAGACAGGGACTCCGGTAGTCCTGGTACTGATCAAAGGTCGGCCTTTAAACCTGAACTGGGCTGCGGATCATGTGGATGCTATTGTAGATGCCTGGTATCCTGGACAAGAAGGCGGAAATGCAGTTGCCGATGTTTTGTTCGGAGCTTACAATCCTTCTGGAAGATTACCGCTTTCTATTCCAAAATCAGTAGGACAGCTTCCGGTATATTACAACCTTAAGAAACCTGCAAATCATAGTTATGTAGAAGTGGATGACCGGCCATTATATCCTTTCGGATATGGATTAAGCTATACCACTTTTGAATATAGCAATTTGAATATTGTGGTTTCGGGAGCACAAGATAACTTATTGGTTAAAGTAAAACTGAATGTTAAGAATACTGGAGAAAGAGATGGCGATGAAGTGACTCAGTTGTATCTGGTAGATAAAGTGAGCTCTGTCGTAACTCCTGTAAAACAGCTGAAGAAATTCAAGCGTTTCTCATTAAAATCCGGGGCACAAAGAGAACTGGAGTTTGAATTGAATGCGGAAGATTTGAAACTGTTTAACCAACGGATGAATTGGGTGCTTGAGCCTGGAGATTTTACCTTAATGTTGGGTAGCTCATCTGATGATGTCCGGCTGAAAGGAGATTTTACGGTTCAATAA
- a CDS encoding TonB-dependent receptor, with amino-acid sequence MKKSILLFAGIILMFGAKAQFPMGGPAKKMVTGRITAIILDSASKKPIDYATVSLLKTKDNKSVNGAVTDERGKLTLSNVSPEEYKLSIGFMGYKTKVIIVKTTPEKPDLNAGTIYLSSTASNLKEVEISGQKALIENKVDKLVYNAEQDITNAGGDATDVMRKVPMLSVDVNGNLQMRGSSVRVLINGKPSGTMANSVADALKMIPAEQIKSVEVITSPSAKYDAEGSGGIVNIITKKKSAEGTSGSVNTSVGTRSNNGAFNLNAKTGRLSLTGSLGVNHAYPQNSKVVSSNVVALQAGGGTSLLNKGFSDWSRVGYNGSAGIDYDFNNYHNISTNLKINRFSNGGPGTTTSEANGNPAAFITRDMDMGFNNLDWSVDYRKTSKKEGEEFSVSAQLSTGRNTSDYSNKTVSDGRPDLLDIGSNTGKNNEYTVQTDYTYPFSKTTTLETGVKGIFRNIISNYGNAIQDFDYDQNVASAYGVLGFKLTKKITAKAGLRTEYTKINGLSGIGEKFDNDYFNLFPSLILSQSLKGASTIKVSYNRRIQRPSLFYLNPFENKSDQFNILKGNPDLNPELSDNIEMGYSTFIKGSVINASVFYRSTKNVIESIVTPLPTVPGTPQAFLTSYTNVGRSESYGMNIFGSYNPKPKWTLMANVGLNTYNVNNGSSTNKVNTGTFLNYTAFARSAYAFPGGWNTEIWGVINSPRRTFQGKTDAMYFYGGALKKEIWKKKATIGLNVLNPFSRDLVINTVNNGKNAQGDTYEQKTNIHYPLRSFGINLSYNFGKLKFTQPKKGVKNDDLKKEDQGGMGGVQN; translated from the coding sequence ATGAAAAAATCTATACTATTATTTGCTGGGATAATTTTAATGTTCGGGGCGAAGGCGCAGTTTCCGATGGGAGGACCAGCAAAAAAGATGGTTACAGGGAGGATTACCGCAATAATCCTGGATTCGGCTAGCAAAAAACCAATCGATTACGCAACAGTATCCTTACTCAAAACCAAAGATAATAAGTCTGTAAACGGAGCCGTAACTGATGAACGTGGAAAGCTAACATTGTCTAATGTTAGTCCTGAAGAATACAAATTGTCTATTGGTTTTATGGGCTATAAAACAAAAGTGATAATCGTAAAAACCACACCTGAAAAACCTGATTTAAATGCGGGAACAATTTACCTGAGTTCAACAGCAAGTAACCTGAAAGAGGTGGAAATCAGTGGGCAAAAAGCCTTGATTGAAAATAAAGTGGATAAGTTGGTCTATAATGCAGAACAAGACATTACCAATGCAGGTGGAGATGCTACTGATGTGATGCGTAAGGTGCCAATGTTATCTGTCGATGTAAATGGTAACCTTCAAATGAGAGGGAGCTCAGTAAGAGTACTGATCAATGGTAAGCCTTCGGGAACGATGGCGAATAGTGTTGCAGATGCGCTTAAAATGATTCCTGCGGAACAGATCAAAAGTGTGGAGGTGATTACCAGTCCTTCGGCAAAATACGACGCAGAAGGTTCAGGGGGAATTGTCAATATCATTACTAAAAAGAAATCAGCAGAAGGCACCAGTGGAAGCGTAAATACTTCTGTTGGAACACGTTCAAACAACGGTGCTTTTAACTTAAATGCCAAAACAGGACGTTTGTCTTTAACGGGGAGTCTGGGTGTAAATCACGCTTATCCTCAAAATTCAAAAGTAGTCTCTTCAAATGTGGTTGCCTTACAGGCAGGAGGAGGGACGAGTTTGCTAAATAAGGGTTTTTCTGACTGGTCAAGAGTAGGTTATAATGGTAGTGCGGGAATAGACTATGATTTTAATAATTACCATAACATCAGTACCAATTTGAAAATCAATAGGTTCTCTAACGGAGGTCCGGGAACTACCACGAGCGAGGCGAACGGAAATCCTGCTGCTTTTATAACCAGAGATATGGATATGGGTTTTAATAACCTGGACTGGAGCGTGGACTATAGAAAAACAAGCAAAAAGGAGGGTGAGGAGTTTAGCGTCTCTGCTCAGTTATCTACAGGAAGAAACACCAGTGATTATTCCAATAAAACGGTTAGTGACGGGAGGCCGGACCTTTTAGACATTGGCTCAAATACAGGAAAGAACAATGAGTATACGGTACAGACAGATTATACTTATCCATTTAGCAAGACAACCACACTTGAGACAGGTGTAAAAGGAATCTTCAGAAATATCATCAGTAACTATGGTAATGCTATACAGGATTTCGATTATGACCAGAATGTTGCATCTGCTTATGGGGTACTTGGTTTTAAATTGACCAAAAAAATTACAGCTAAAGCAGGATTAAGAACCGAATATACCAAGATCAATGGATTATCTGGCATTGGAGAAAAATTCGATAATGACTATTTTAACTTATTCCCAAGTTTGATCCTCTCTCAATCTTTAAAAGGAGCGAGTACGATTAAAGTTAGCTATAATAGAAGGATTCAACGTCCGAGTTTGTTCTACTTAAATCCATTTGAAAACAAAAGTGATCAGTTTAATATCCTGAAAGGTAATCCTGATCTGAATCCTGAGTTAAGCGATAATATAGAAATGGGGTACTCTACTTTTATCAAAGGATCTGTGATCAATGCTTCCGTATTCTACCGTTCAACAAAAAATGTGATTGAAAGCATTGTGACCCCTCTTCCTACTGTTCCAGGAACACCGCAAGCATTTCTAACCAGTTATACTAACGTCGGAAGAAGTGAGTCCTATGGGATGAACATCTTTGGAAGTTATAACCCAAAACCAAAATGGACCTTAATGGCAAATGTTGGTTTGAATACTTATAACGTAAATAATGGCAGTTCAACGAATAAAGTAAATACGGGTACATTCCTGAATTATACCGCCTTTGCGCGTTCTGCCTATGCGTTCCCGGGTGGTTGGAATACCGAGATCTGGGGAGTCATCAATTCTCCACGCCGCACATTCCAGGGGAAAACGGATGCAATGTATTTCTACGGTGGAGCATTGAAGAAAGAAATCTGGAAGAAAAAGGCTACCATTGGTTTGAATGTGTTGAATCCATTCAGCCGCGACCTGGTGATCAATACCGTAAACAATGGGAAGAACGCTCAGGGGGACACCTATGAGCAGAAAACAAACATCCATTACCCATTGCGCTCCTTCGGAATCAACCTGAGCTATAATTTCGGTAAATTGAAATTCACCCAGCCTAAGAAAGGTGTTAAGAATGACGATTTGAAGAAAGAAGACCAAGGTGGAATGGGAGGCGTTCAGAACTAA
- a CDS encoding ABC transporter substrate-binding protein, producing the protein MNLDQNLTSLDPAFARNQNALWMVNQIFNGLVQIDSNLNTLPCIAKSWKISDDGLDYTFNLRADVYFHDDPTFPGGKGRKVIASDFVYSFNRLIDPKVASSGSWIFSDKVKDIHNFIAINDTTFRIKLIKPFPPFLSLLTAQYCSVVPKEVVSHYGKDFRSHPIGTGPFKFRYWKEDEVLVMVKNEKYWEKEAGQALPYLDAVKVTFISDKQSAFMNFIKKELDFFDKVDGSYRDDILTKSGNMTRKYQGKFKLRKGAYLCTEYAGFLVDTSKSIAKNSPLKYKKVRQAINYAIDKPKLIKYLRNSIGIPATSGFIPQGMPGFDSTAVKGYHYDPDKAARLLAEAGFPNGKGMPQITLSTSTTYKDLMEFIQGELNAIGIKVKVDVSPNASLRDMMSKNAVNFFRGSWIADYGDAENYLAMFYSKNKVPDGPNYTGYFNKDFDRLFESSYYENDPKKRFLLNQKMDRMVIEYANIVPILYDQSIVMTQNNISGYPLNPLNLMILKTVKKK; encoded by the coding sequence ATGAATCTTGATCAAAACCTTACCTCACTTGATCCGGCATTCGCACGGAACCAGAATGCACTCTGGATGGTCAACCAGATTTTCAATGGATTGGTACAGATAGACAGCAATTTAAATACGCTTCCCTGCATTGCAAAAAGCTGGAAAATATCTGATGACGGTCTGGACTATACCTTTAACCTCAGAGCTGATGTTTATTTCCACGATGACCCTACTTTTCCCGGCGGAAAGGGAAGAAAAGTAATCGCTTCTGATTTTGTATACAGTTTTAACCGGCTGATAGACCCTAAGGTCGCCTCTTCAGGAAGCTGGATCTTTAGTGATAAGGTAAAAGACATTCATAATTTTATAGCCATAAACGATACGACCTTTCGTATTAAACTAATTAAGCCATTCCCCCCATTCCTCAGTTTACTTACGGCGCAATACTGTTCTGTAGTTCCGAAAGAAGTGGTAAGCCATTACGGAAAAGATTTCCGCAGTCATCCGATAGGTACCGGTCCTTTCAAATTCAGGTACTGGAAAGAAGATGAGGTCCTGGTAATGGTAAAAAATGAAAAATACTGGGAGAAAGAAGCAGGTCAGGCTTTACCCTACCTGGATGCCGTAAAGGTCACTTTCATTAGCGATAAGCAGAGTGCATTCATGAATTTCATCAAAAAAGAACTTGATTTCTTCGATAAAGTCGATGGCAGCTACCGTGATGACATCTTAACCAAAAGCGGGAATATGACCCGCAAATACCAGGGGAAATTCAAGCTTCGAAAAGGTGCCTACCTGTGCACTGAGTATGCTGGATTTCTGGTAGATACATCGAAATCTATCGCTAAAAACTCTCCATTGAAATACAAAAAAGTACGGCAGGCAATTAACTATGCCATTGACAAGCCCAAGTTGATTAAATACCTAAGAAATAGCATCGGAATTCCTGCGACTTCAGGCTTTATTCCTCAGGGGATGCCTGGTTTCGACAGCACCGCTGTAAAAGGTTATCACTATGACCCGGATAAGGCTGCAAGATTACTGGCCGAAGCTGGATTTCCAAATGGAAAAGGTATGCCACAGATTACCCTGAGTACTTCGACCACTTATAAAGATCTGATGGAGTTTATCCAGGGAGAGTTGAATGCGATTGGAATAAAGGTAAAAGTTGATGTGAGCCCTAATGCCAGTTTAAGGGATATGATGTCCAAAAATGCAGTAAACTTCTTCAGAGGCTCCTGGATTGCAGATTACGGTGATGCAGAGAACTACCTTGCGATGTTTTACTCCAAGAATAAAGTTCCTGACGGCCCTAACTACACCGGTTATTTCAATAAAGATTTTGATCGCTTATTTGAAAGCAGCTATTATGAAAATGATCCAAAGAAACGATTCCTTCTGAATCAGAAAATGGATAGAATGGTGATCGAATATGCGAATATTGTTCCTATACTATATGATCAGTCCATTGTTATGACCCAAAATAACATCAGCGGATATCCGCTAAATCCATTAAATCTGATGATTCTAAAGACAGTAAAGAAGAAATAA
- a CDS encoding NAD(P)H-dependent oxidoreductase, whose product MVTIISGTNRPGSNTLKVAKYYQKVLSEKGLQANIFSLEQLPETLISSDLYGKRSPEFEPIQELMTKTSKFLFIIPEYNGSFPGVLKTFIDACQFPESFYDKKAALVGISSGKYGNIRGIDHFGGVCSYLHLNVLPLRIHISTIKMELNELEDFIKEDTIKFTNQQMDKFIAF is encoded by the coding sequence ATGGTAACTATCATCTCAGGAACAAACAGACCTGGAAGTAATACGCTGAAAGTAGCAAAATATTATCAGAAAGTACTATCAGAAAAAGGATTACAAGCGAATATATTTAGCCTCGAGCAGTTACCCGAAACCCTGATTTCTTCCGATTTGTATGGAAAAAGAAGCCCTGAATTTGAGCCTATTCAGGAACTCATGACCAAAACAAGTAAATTTTTATTCATCATTCCAGAGTACAATGGCAGTTTCCCCGGAGTTTTGAAAACTTTTATTGACGCCTGTCAGTTTCCGGAGAGTTTTTATGATAAAAAAGCTGCTTTGGTAGGCATCTCTTCCGGCAAATATGGCAACATCAGAGGAATTGACCATTTTGGCGGAGTGTGCAGTTATCTTCACCTGAACGTATTGCCTTTAAGGATTCATATTTCTACCATTAAAATGGAGCTAAATGAACTGGAAGACTTTATCAAAGAAGACACTATAAAGTTCACGAATCAGCAAATGGATAAATTTATCGCGTTCTAA
- a CDS encoding AAA family ATPase, with product MSKIIALANQKGGVGKTTSSINLAASLAVLEYRTLLVDADPQANSTSGIGFDPRSIKNSIYECIINDIEPMDAIQKTETPNLDLLPAHIDLVGAEIEMINLNNREYKMKAVLEKIKDQYDFIIIDCSPSLGLITINALTAADSVIIPVQCEYFALEGLGKLLNTIKIVQNRLNTELEIEGILLTMYDVRLRLSNQVVEEVRTHFQDLVFETIIQRNTRLSEAPSYGISVIMHDANCKGAINYLNLAREIVRKNGLVKEVQDVNTAII from the coding sequence ATGAGTAAAATTATTGCATTGGCAAATCAAAAAGGTGGTGTAGGTAAAACTACTTCATCTATAAACTTAGCCGCAAGTTTAGCCGTACTGGAATACAGAACTTTATTGGTTGACGCAGATCCTCAGGCGAACTCTACCTCTGGTATTGGCTTTGATCCAAGAAGTATAAAAAACAGCATCTACGAGTGTATCATCAATGATATCGAACCGATGGATGCCATACAGAAAACCGAAACCCCAAATTTAGACCTATTGCCTGCACACATCGACCTGGTCGGTGCGGAGATTGAGATGATCAATCTGAACAACAGGGAGTATAAAATGAAGGCCGTTCTGGAGAAAATCAAGGATCAGTATGATTTTATCATCATTGATTGCTCACCCTCTCTGGGGCTAATTACCATTAATGCACTTACTGCTGCGGATTCGGTGATTATTCCTGTTCAGTGTGAGTATTTCGCTCTTGAAGGATTAGGGAAATTATTGAATACAATTAAAATTGTTCAAAATCGTTTAAATACTGAACTGGAAATTGAAGGTATTTTACTAACCATGTATGACGTTCGTTTACGTTTGTCAAACCAGGTAGTAGAGGAAGTAAGAACCCATTTTCAGGATCTGGTCTTTGAAACGATCATCCAAAGAAATACACGTTTGAGTGAAGCGCCTAGTTATGGAATTTCTGTAATTATGCACGATGCAAATTGTAAAGGGGCGATTAACTATCTGAACCTGGCACGGGAAATCGTCCGTAAAAACGGATTGGTAAAAGAAGTGCAGGATGTAAATACAGCAATTATATAA
- a CDS encoding ParB/RepB/Spo0J family partition protein yields the protein MTSFQRKTGLGKGLSALLDDSDSVNPPKNGVNPVSETRQETGNNSAIGNIKISDIDTNPFQPRTEFDQVALIELSESIKIQGLIQPITVRKQTGNRYQLISGERRLRASKLAGLTEIPAYVRSANDQQMLEMALIENIQRENLNAIEVALSFQRMLEECNLKQEQLGERVGKNRTTVTNYLRLLKLPPVIQISIRDQKISMGHARALINVEEVDKQLFIHQEIIDKGLSVRKVEELVRSINSVEVKSKFQRQPKGVSFEYQKLQRDLASKFATKVKLKVGENGKGAIEIPFMSEDDLSRILELLDW from the coding sequence ATGACATCTTTTCAGCGAAAAACAGGTTTAGGTAAAGGGTTGAGTGCGCTTTTAGATGACAGCGACTCGGTTAATCCACCGAAAAATGGAGTTAACCCTGTCAGCGAAACCAGGCAGGAAACCGGCAATAACAGTGCTATCGGGAATATTAAGATCTCTGATATTGATACCAACCCCTTCCAGCCGCGCACGGAGTTTGATCAGGTTGCTTTAATTGAACTTTCAGAATCCATCAAAATTCAGGGACTGATCCAGCCAATTACGGTGAGGAAACAGACTGGAAACAGATATCAGCTGATCTCAGGTGAACGAAGATTACGGGCTTCCAAGCTTGCAGGTCTGACCGAAATCCCCGCTTATGTACGAAGCGCCAATGACCAGCAAATGCTGGAGATGGCACTTATAGAAAATATCCAGCGTGAAAACCTGAATGCCATTGAGGTAGCACTGAGTTTTCAAAGAATGCTGGAGGAGTGTAATTTGAAACAGGAGCAATTAGGAGAACGTGTCGGTAAAAACCGGACTACAGTGACTAATTACCTTCGCTTGCTGAAATTGCCACCTGTAATTCAGATCTCTATCCGCGATCAGAAGATCTCTATGGGACATGCCCGTGCATTGATTAATGTTGAAGAAGTCGATAAACAACTTTTTATCCATCAGGAAATTATTGATAAAGGTCTTTCTGTCAGAAAGGTCGAGGAATTGGTAAGAAGCATTAACAGTGTTGAAGTAAAATCTAAGTTTCAGCGACAACCTAAAGGGGTGTCTTTCGAATATCAGAAGTTGCAAAGGGACCTGGCTTCTAAATTTGCAACTAAAGTCAAACTCAAAGTAGGAGAGAATGGTAAAGGAGCAATTGAAATTCCTTTCATGTCTGAGGATGATCTGAGCAGAATTTTAGAATTATTGGATTGGTAA
- a CDS encoding DUF5683 domain-containing protein, protein MSKIFLLSVLLFLSSFGAKSQEVLVNKKDSTTLQPVAKKVDTLKPKYVNPGKIAGRRAMLRSAMLPGLGQIRNGFTFYRGLKVAGIYTGATLLTLSYIDNNKSYHEVLDELNFRLANPGQRRNQLYRSVEEQGMVSAKDLFKRNKQIIIFSFAGLYLLNVVEAYIDARLKYFDVGDVAVKFSPTVINMNTNTMYGLNTPAPGFKVTLSF, encoded by the coding sequence ATGTCAAAGATTTTTCTGTTATCGGTATTATTGTTCCTTTCTTCTTTTGGGGCGAAATCGCAGGAAGTATTGGTCAATAAAAAGGATAGCACAACTTTGCAGCCCGTTGCAAAAAAAGTAGATACCTTAAAACCAAAATATGTAAATCCTGGTAAAATCGCAGGCCGCCGGGCAATGCTTCGTTCTGCAATGCTGCCCGGTTTGGGGCAGATCAGGAATGGATTTACCTTCTATAGAGGACTAAAAGTAGCCGGAATTTATACGGGCGCAACTTTACTCACCCTTTCTTATATAGACAACAATAAGAGTTATCATGAAGTTCTGGATGAACTTAATTTCCGTTTGGCAAATCCGGGCCAACGTAGGAATCAACTTTATAGATCAGTAGAAGAACAAGGAATGGTGAGTGCCAAAGATCTATTTAAGAGAAACAAGCAAATCATCATCTTCTCTTTTGCCGGCTTATACCTCCTAAATGTTGTGGAAGCGTATATTGATGCACGGTTAAAATATTTTGATGTTGGGGATGTGGCGGTTAAATTTTCACCAACGGTGATCAATATGAATACCAATACGATGTATGGTCTAAATACACCTGCACCGGGATTCAAGGTTACCCTTAGTTTTTAA
- the dapB gene encoding 4-hydroxy-tetrahydrodipicolinate reductase, whose protein sequence is MKVALLGYGKMGQIIERFALERGHEVVLKINADNLDDLNKANLSKADVAIDFSAPDAAISNIYACFEANLPIVVGTTGWYGQLQEVKDQCLSSNNTLLYGSNFSIGVNIFFHVNKVLAKLMSNFPAYDVQVEEIHHTQKLDSPSGTAMTIAEGIIEELDGKTEWVNELVGSPFEDVIKKEQVLIESHRIENVPGTHTVVYSSEVDDIELKHTAHSRAGFALGAIVAAEWLQNKQGFYNIADIFNFK, encoded by the coding sequence ATGAAAGTAGCATTATTGGGTTATGGTAAAATGGGGCAAATTATTGAACGTTTTGCACTGGAAAGAGGCCACGAAGTGGTTTTAAAAATTAATGCAGATAACCTGGATGATCTGAACAAGGCTAATCTATCTAAGGCTGATGTTGCGATTGACTTTAGTGCTCCTGATGCAGCTATAAGTAATATTTACGCTTGTTTTGAGGCTAACCTTCCAATTGTCGTAGGAACTACAGGTTGGTATGGACAATTACAGGAAGTAAAAGACCAATGCTTGAGCAGTAACAATACCTTGCTATATGGATCAAACTTTAGCATAGGGGTGAATATCTTTTTTCATGTGAATAAAGTGTTGGCAAAATTGATGAGCAACTTTCCTGCTTATGATGTGCAGGTGGAGGAAATTCACCATACACAAAAACTGGATTCTCCAAGTGGAACCGCAATGACAATTGCAGAAGGAATCATAGAAGAGCTGGATGGTAAGACAGAATGGGTGAACGAATTGGTCGGAAGTCCTTTTGAAGATGTTATTAAAAAAGAACAGGTGTTGATCGAGTCACACCGGATTGAGAATGTCCCTGGAACGCATACCGTAGTGTATAGTTCTGAGGTAGATGATATCGAATTGAAACATACCGCACATAGTCGTGCGGGTTTTGCTTTGGGTGCTATAGTTGCAGCGGAGTGGTTGCAAAATAAACAAGGCTTTTATAACATAGCCGATATATTTAATTTTAAATAA